GTGGCCTGAGCCGGTCGCCGGCCCCGGAGAGGGAGCAAGGCGATGGATGACCTGACGCTGGCGCGGGCCCTGCATGTGCTGGGGGTGGTCGTCTGGATCGGCGGCGTCTCCATGGTCACGACGGTGCTGTTCCCGGCGATCCGCCGCGGCCGGCTGGGCGCGGACCGGCTGGCTGCGTTCGAGGCGGTCGAGCACCGGTTCGTTTGGCAGGCGCGGGCGGCGGTCCTCGTCGTCGGCGCCAGCGGCCTGCACATGACGGCGCGGCTGGACGCGTGGGACCGGTTCCTGTCGCCGTCGGACTGGTGGATGCCGGCCATGGCGCTCGTCTGGCTGCTGTTCTTCCTGGTCCTGTTCGTGGGCGAGCCGCTGGTGCTGCGCCGCCGGCTGGCCGCCTGGGCGGTCCGCGACCCCGACCGGGTCCTGGCCTGGCTGCATCGTGCGCACGTGGTCCTGCTGGCCGTCAGCCTGACGACCGTGGCGGGGGCGATGCTGGGCGCCCACGGCTGGGTGTTCGGCTAGGGCCGCCGATTGACGACCGTCAAGCGGCCGC
The Phenylobacterium zucineum HLK1 genome window above contains:
- a CDS encoding membrane protein; the protein is MDDLTLARALHVLGVVVWIGGVSMVTTVLFPAIRRGRLGADRLAAFEAVEHRFVWQARAAVLVVGASGLHMTARLDAWDRFLSPSDWWMPAMALVWLLFFLVLFVGEPLVLRRRLAAWAVRDPDRVLAWLHRAHVVLLAVSLTTVAGAMLGAHGWVFG